From Candidatus Syntrophoarchaeum caldarius, the proteins below share one genomic window:
- a CDS encoding molecular chaperone Hsp20, with protein MKTLIDEIEHTKNKDGRSREVVIDLPEEFTHEPPRDPIVDLYVYDGMVHVTSELLGVDAETIQVDLTDQMLVIHATGGANIHTREIWLPVAVEKEGIEKHYKNGVLEVILKQRMS; from the coding sequence GTGAAGACGTTGATAGATGAGATTGAACACACAAAGAATAAAGACGGACGATCTCGTGAGGTTGTGATCGATCTGCCCGAAGAATTTACCCATGAACCACCACGAGATCCTATTGTGGATCTCTATGTTTATGATGGGATGGTTCATGTGACTTCCGAACTTCTTGGGGTTGATGCAGAGACGATCCAGGTAGATCTTACGGATCAGATGCTTGTTATACATGCAACAGGTGGTGCAAACATCCATACACGGGAGATATGGTTACCTGTTGCGGTTGAAAAAGAGGGGATCGAGAAGCACTATAAGAATGGTGTACTTGAAGTAATTCTAAAACAGCGAATGAGTTAA
- a CDS encoding protein containing DUF124 yields MEYDITGDNLQIVTLHLSSGEMVYAEAGAMNHMSANMQMEAKARGGLLKGIMRKFAGESFFMTEFTPQGGPGYVAFAGNVPGKIRAIPLKGNDFIAQKDAFLCAESGVNLEVTLTRKLGSGLFGGEGFILERLSGEGTVFIHACGDFVEMDLQSGEAVMVDTGSVVGFDESVDYDITTAGGIKSMLFGGEGIFLVKLTGPGKIILQSLSIANLAAALAPHMPFQRGETSGTSGINLGTLLGE; encoded by the coding sequence ATGGAATATGATATCACGGGTGACAACCTTCAGATCGTGACGCTGCATCTTTCCAGTGGGGAAATGGTGTATGCTGAAGCTGGAGCCATGAATCACATGAGCGCAAATATGCAGATGGAAGCAAAGGCGAGAGGGGGACTCCTGAAGGGAATTATGCGAAAGTTTGCAGGTGAGTCCTTCTTCATGACTGAGTTCACGCCCCAGGGCGGTCCTGGTTATGTGGCATTTGCAGGGAACGTACCAGGAAAGATTCGAGCCATACCACTCAAGGGAAATGACTTCATCGCGCAGAAGGATGCGTTTTTATGCGCCGAGAGCGGCGTGAACCTTGAGGTCACACTGACCAGGAAACTTGGTTCAGGTTTATTTGGCGGTGAGGGGTTCATCCTTGAGCGACTTAGCGGGGAGGGCACGGTATTCATCCATGCATGCGGAGACTTTGTTGAGATGGATCTTCAATCAGGTGAGGCTGTGATGGTTGATACAGGCTCTGTTGTGGGATTTGATGAGAGTGTGGACTATGATATCACAACAGCAGGCGGAATCAAGTCGATGCTCTTTGGTGGAGAGGGGATTTTCCTTGTGAAGCTGACAGGACCTGGTAAGATCATTCTCCAGTCACTCTCAATCGCAAACCTTGCAGCGGCACTTGCCCCACATATGCCATTCCAGCGAGGCGAAACTTCTGGAACCAGCGGGATAAATCTTGGAACGCTGCTTGGGGAATGA
- a CDS encoding transcriptional regulator (overlaps another CDS with the same product name), producing the protein MGRRPEKEVVKWLTLEELNEEIRSRKVCAEVLRKLFFIKELYKGATVPKAAKEVGVSKVIGYVWLENWNEKGLEGLKPNYGGGRPSELTEEQKEELKKILEKRDDWTTREVREFINEEFGV; encoded by the coding sequence ATGGGACGAAGACCTGAAAAAGAAGTTGTTAAGTGGCTGACCCTGGAAGAGCTGAACGAAGAGATTCGAAGTCGAAAAGTATGCGCAGAAGTCCTCAGAAAACTTTTCTTCATCAAAGAACTCTACAAAGGAGCAACTGTTCCAAAAGCAGCTAAAGAGGTGGGGGTAAGCAAAGTCATAGGCTATGTGTGGCTTGAGAACTGGAACGAGAAAGGATTGGAAGGACTCAAACCGAATTATGGTGGAGGTAGACCTTCAGAACTGACTGAAGAGCAGAAAGAAGAACTCAAGAAAATACTTGAGAAGAGAGATGACTGGACCACAAGAGAAGTAAGAGAGTTCATCAATGAGGAGTTTGGTGTTTGA
- a CDS encoding transcriptional regulator (overlaps another CDS with the same product name) yields MFEYSIRHLSRILKSFGMKYSKPYQQDYRRPENAEEELKKT; encoded by the coding sequence GTGTTTGAATACAGCATAAGGCATCTCAGCAGAATACTGAAATCGTTTGGGATGAAGTACTCAAAACCCTATCAGCAAGATTACAGAAGACCTGAAAATGCTGAAGAAGAGCTTAAAAAAACTTGA
- a CDS encoding transposase (ISH16) encodes MLKKSLKKLDELDTDLKECIIGFLDETSPQLTSNTQRLWSFNKPAVKKNTTKMRANTFGFYAINGESVVDFKENSKKESVCEFLERIRERNPEKTIVIILDNFRSHWAKKTRRKARKLNIILVFLPPYSPDLNPIEQIWRIIKRVLSPLSIKTLHELKKVISKSFYELTQRISFAEKWIKKFLNIG; translated from the coding sequence ATGCTGAAGAAGAGCTTAAAAAAACTTGATGAGCTTGATACTGATCTGAAAGAATGCATTATAGGATTTCTGGATGAGACTTCACCTCAACTCACCTCAAATACCCAACGCTTGTGGTCATTCAATAAACCAGCTGTTAAGAAGAACACCACAAAGATGAGAGCAAATACCTTCGGTTTCTATGCAATAAATGGGGAGAGTGTTGTAGATTTTAAAGAAAATTCAAAGAAGGAATCTGTATGTGAGTTTCTGGAGAGGATAAGAGAAAGAAATCCAGAGAAGACCATAGTAATCATTCTTGATAACTTCAGATCACACTGGGCTAAGAAAACAAGGAGAAAAGCAAGAAAGCTGAACATCATTCTTGTCTTCCTACCGCCTTACTCACCTGATCTAAATCCAATTGAGCAGATCTGGAGAATCATAAAGAGAGTTCTTTCACCTCTCTCCATCAAAACATTGCATGAGCTTAAAAAAGTCATCTCGAAGAGTTTTTATGAGCTAACACAAAGGATCAGCTTTGCAGAAAAGTGGATTAAGAAGTTCTTGAATATTGGTTAA
- a CDS encoding transcriptional regulator: protein MGRRPEKEVVKWLTLEELNEEIRSRKVCAEVLRKLFFIKELYKGAAVPKAAKEVGVSKVIGYVWLENWNEKGLEGLKPNYGGGRPSELTEEQKEELKKILEKRDDWTTGEVRELINEEFDVEYSIRHLSRILKSFGMKYSKPYQQDYRRPENAEEELKKT from the coding sequence ATGGGACGAAGACCTGAAAAAGAAGTTGTTAAGTGGCTGACCCTGGAAGAGCTGAACGAAGAGATTCGAAGTAGAAAAGTATGCGCAGAAGTCCTCAGAAAACTTTTCTTCATCAAAGAACTCTACAAAGGAGCAGCTGTTCCAAAAGCAGCTAAAGAGGTGGGGGTAAGCAAAGTCATAGGCTATGTGTGGCTTGAGAACTGGAACGAGAAAGGATTGGAAGGACTTAAACCGAATTATGGTGGAGGTAGACCTTCAGAACTGACTGAAGAGCAGAAAGAAGAACTCAAGAAAATACTTGAGAAGAGAGATGACTGGACCACAGGGGAAGTAAGAGAACTCATCAATGAGGAGTTTGATGTTGAATACAGCATAAGGCATCTCAGCAGAATACTGAAATCGTTTGGGATGAAGTACTCAAAACCCTATCAGCAAGATTACAGAAGACCTGAAAATGCTGAAGAAGAGCTTAAAAAAACTTGA
- a CDS encoding transposase: protein MYNRSAVERFNAWIESFKRILVRFERLAVCFMAAVNLACIRMVLRVLK from the coding sequence GTGTATAACAGGAGTGCAGTGGAGCGATTTAACGCCTGGATTGAGTCATTCAAGAGGATACTGGTGAGATTCGAGCGGCTGGCGGTGTGCTTCATGGCGGCTGTCAATTTGGCATGCATCAGGATGGTACTGAGGGTTTTGAAATGA
- a CDS encoding XRE family transcriptional regulator → MKTRIKELRAKFNLTQGELAKKVGVRRETIVFLEKGKYNPSLKLAYNIAKVFGERIEDIFIFDEEQK, encoded by the coding sequence GTGAAAACCCGAATTAAAGAATTACGAGCAAAGTTCAATCTCACACAGGGAGAACTCGCGAAAAAGGTGGGTGTCAGGCGGGAGACGATTGTATTTCTTGAGAAGGGGAAGTACAATCCATCGCTCAAATTAGCTTACAATATTGCAAAGGTTTTTGGGGAAAGAATAGAGGATATTTTTATCTTTGATGAAGAGCAAAAGTGA
- a CDS encoding putative nickel metalloenzyme maturation factor, AIR synthase-related protein — translation MDIEGYAKRMLGKDVSADAIKKELSKRIIEIKGDRVSEDYAIQLAEAVIKEATATINPKDALLKSPVTNVTMGEFGVGSRGSGDFYLHEKIGELLGETSAVVDSRELDDSGVVEGGGEFIVLTVDGIHSRLSDYPFIAGFHVARAALRDIYAMGATPLAMLSDIHLADDGDVGKIFDHIAGIAAISELTGVPLITGSTLRIGGDMVIGERMTGAVGAVGITDRITARRSAEPGDLILMSEGAGGGTISTTALYYGEEDIVWETMNVKFLDACSALIEHGLNREIHSMSDVTNGGIRGDAAEIAKVAGVKLLFYEDKIRSLVNQRVLDLLERHRIDYLGVSLDALLVISPRDLSSKILDVVHDAGVRMDVIGEVTEGNGSRIVIDGKELDFTPRFRESAYTPIKKVVGEVATQDFDEMKKEVDRGVEDAKRKKDWVVERVKGTRPHLI, via the coding sequence GTGGATATTGAAGGATATGCAAAGCGGATGCTTGGAAAGGATGTTTCTGCTGATGCCATCAAGAAAGAACTTTCAAAGCGGATCATTGAAATAAAAGGCGACCGCGTAAGTGAGGATTATGCGATACAACTCGCAGAGGCCGTTATCAAAGAGGCAACTGCCACAATCAACCCGAAAGATGCTCTTCTGAAAAGTCCTGTCACGAATGTTACAATGGGTGAGTTTGGCGTTGGCTCTCGGGGCAGTGGCGACTTCTACCTGCATGAGAAGATCGGTGAACTCCTGGGCGAAACCTCGGCGGTCGTTGATTCGAGAGAGCTCGACGATTCAGGGGTTGTTGAGGGGGGTGGTGAGTTCATCGTTCTTACCGTGGATGGGATACACTCAAGACTGAGCGACTATCCTTTCATTGCAGGATTTCATGTGGCCCGAGCAGCGCTGAGAGATATCTATGCGATGGGTGCAACACCTCTTGCCATGCTATCAGATATTCATCTCGCGGATGATGGCGATGTCGGAAAGATATTCGATCATATAGCAGGCATAGCGGCGATTTCAGAACTTACGGGCGTTCCACTTATAACAGGGAGCACGCTTCGAATCGGTGGAGATATGGTGATCGGTGAGCGGATGACGGGTGCAGTGGGAGCGGTTGGAATCACGGATCGCATCACGGCAAGAAGAAGCGCAGAACCCGGAGACCTGATCCTTATGTCAGAGGGTGCAGGGGGTGGTACTATCTCCACGACCGCGCTGTACTATGGCGAGGAGGATATTGTCTGGGAGACGATGAATGTGAAATTTCTGGATGCATGCAGTGCGTTGATAGAGCACGGGCTCAATCGTGAGATCCATTCAATGAGCGATGTTACAAATGGCGGAATCAGAGGAGATGCAGCAGAGATTGCAAAGGTTGCAGGTGTTAAACTCCTCTTTTATGAGGATAAGATCCGGTCGCTTGTAAATCAAAGGGTCCTTGACCTTCTTGAAAGGCACAGAATAGATTATCTTGGGGTATCACTCGATGCGCTGCTTGTTATATCTCCTCGTGATCTATCATCGAAGATACTCGACGTTGTGCATGATGCTGGTGTCAGGATGGATGTGATTGGTGAGGTTACAGAGGGAAATGGCTCAAGAATTGTTATCGATGGCAAAGAGCTGGATTTCACTCCCAGATTCAGAGAATCTGCCTACACACCGATAAAGAAAGTCGTTGGCGAGGTCGCTACTCAGGACTTTGATGAGATGAAGAAGGAAGTGGATCGGGGGGTTGAGGATGCAAAGAGGAAGAAGGATTGGGTTGTTGAGAGGGTGAAAGGCACACGCCCTCATTTAATTTAA
- a CDS encoding NADH dehydrogenase, with product MKLVVIGCGFAGVEVVGAIRKLLSKDELEITMIDPRTRLEYQASHPEILSGKVTPEEISGDLAKFAAKHDATFVNKAVESVDFDKKVVKVGEEEIPYDYLVIATGGQCTFFGVPGADKSYTVNTLADAVRTRKALEKLDLNKEVKIAVIGAGLTGVEVVGELNDYFKEKNAKNAKIYLIEAMDKVLPPFKDNVSNYVRKFFEDRGVEIMTSKGVKSIDGGHIVLADGTELDTDMVIWTCGIQCSSLATTFGLENVRGWIVTDEYLRAKGKDDVFVIGDAASVEIDGVLCGKNVEEAEKQGQTAAVNIANLIKGKPLKKYKPVNTVSDPRAFISLGENKAVMVFKGMMFKFMAYRLKKFIEHHYMKRFD from the coding sequence ATGAAGCTTGTTGTTATTGGTTGTGGATTTGCGGGTGTTGAGGTTGTGGGAGCCATCAGAAAGTTGCTCTCAAAGGATGAACTCGAGATAACGATGATAGATCCTCGCACGAGGCTGGAATATCAGGCATCACACCCAGAGATCCTGAGTGGAAAGGTGACACCTGAAGAGATCTCCGGGGACTTAGCTAAATTTGCAGCAAAGCATGATGCAACGTTCGTGAACAAAGCGGTTGAGAGTGTTGATTTCGATAAGAAAGTTGTTAAAGTCGGGGAGGAGGAGATTCCTTATGACTATCTTGTGATCGCAACTGGAGGACAGTGTACTTTCTTTGGCGTACCTGGTGCAGACAAGTCCTACACCGTCAATACTCTTGCTGATGCAGTGAGAACAAGGAAAGCCCTTGAAAAACTCGATCTGAACAAAGAAGTCAAGATCGCGGTCATCGGCGCAGGTTTAACCGGTGTTGAGGTTGTTGGAGAACTCAACGACTACTTCAAGGAGAAGAACGCCAAAAATGCCAAAATATATCTCATTGAAGCGATGGACAAAGTGTTACCTCCGTTCAAAGATAACGTATCCAATTATGTCAGGAAGTTCTTCGAGGATCGAGGTGTGGAGATTATGACCTCAAAAGGTGTAAAGAGCATAGATGGCGGCCATATTGTACTTGCTGATGGCACCGAACTCGATACCGATATGGTGATCTGGACGTGCGGCATCCAGTGCTCTTCATTAGCAACCACTTTTGGCCTCGAGAACGTACGTGGCTGGATTGTTACCGATGAATACCTGCGGGCCAAGGGTAAGGATGACGTCTTCGTGATCGGTGATGCGGCATCTGTTGAGATCGATGGCGTGCTCTGTGGTAAGAACGTCGAGGAGGCAGAGAAGCAGGGGCAGACCGCAGCTGTTAACATCGCAAACCTCATCAAAGGCAAGCCATTGAAGAAGTATAAACCTGTAAACACGGTCTCAGATCCACGCGCTTTCATATCGCTCGGAGAGAATAAAGCAGTGATGGTCTTCAAGGGCATGATGTTCAAATTCATGGCATACAGGCTCAAGAAGTTCATAGAGCACCACTACATGAAGCGGTTTGATTAA